From Spirosoma agri, one genomic window encodes:
- a CDS encoding DUF4136 domain-containing protein: MKKGLMLASLLALIYACSPRVAVDKSSKADFSKYKTFAWMDSDVKAGQNPVYYNQLATESVENTMSGVLSQKGFKPVEAKPDLLVGYHFFVEDKTRTVSTPTSAFYGPYAGWGRWGYGGWGPGWWGWGGQQYTQEQYKAGTLVVDMVDARTRKLVWRGSVENALSDPSRITAQLNKEAERIVEKFPDRKG, from the coding sequence ATGAAAAAGGGATTGATGCTGGCCAGTCTACTGGCCCTTATTTATGCATGCTCACCGCGCGTAGCGGTCGATAAAAGCAGCAAAGCTGACTTCAGTAAATACAAAACATTCGCCTGGATGGATTCGGACGTAAAGGCCGGACAGAATCCAGTTTATTACAATCAGCTAGCTACGGAGAGTGTCGAAAACACAATGAGTGGCGTTTTATCGCAAAAGGGATTTAAACCAGTAGAAGCGAAACCAGATTTGCTGGTTGGATACCATTTTTTTGTGGAAGATAAAACGCGGACCGTATCAACACCCACCTCGGCCTTTTATGGTCCTTACGCGGGCTGGGGACGGTGGGGTTATGGCGGCTGGGGACCCGGCTGGTGGGGCTGGGGTGGTCAGCAGTACACACAAGAACAGTACAAAGCCGGCACGCTTGTCGTTGATATGGTTGATGCCCGCACCCGTAAGTTAGTGTGGCGAGGTTCGGTAGAAAATGCCCTTTCCGATCCATCGCGTATAACGGCTCAACTTAATAAAGAAGCCGAACGGATTGTAGAGAAATTTCCGGATAGAAAAGGCTAA
- a CDS encoding amidase: MKQLFTLIAACIGSFLLGAFIVADDPKKPVTSEMAEVAARVFGLDFTPAERDSMLDNLNDFRADYDALRKIDLPNDIAPALYFNPLPAGFKMPVGTSSCKPSATQKTTLPANRNDLAFYTVTQLGELIRKRQISSVELTKFFLNRLETYDPKLHCVITLTKDLALQQAERADAELKAGKYRGPLHGIPYGAKDLLAKKGYKTTWGSVPYKDQTLNLDATVIQKLEAAGAVLCAKTTLGELAWGDVWFGAMTRNPWKPETGSSGSSAGTASAVSAGLLPFGIGTETLGSIVSPSTVCGTTGLRPTFGRVSRHGAMALSWSMDKIGPITRSVEDCALVFDAIYGPDGHDPTVMAAPFRYAPLASLKGMRIGYVKKAFESTYPNRANDSLTLQTLRTLGAELVPFDLPASIAPNRISFLLGVEAAAAFDELTRSGNDDLLVRQIKNAWPNEFRSSRFVPAVEYIQANRARTKLINEMAMQFKKAAIDVYISPTNAGGNLTLTNLTGHPCVVLPNGFNRQNTPSSVTFMGQLFEEGKVLAVAKAYQDATSWHKKHPVL, from the coding sequence ATGAAACAATTGTTTACACTCATTGCTGCCTGTATTGGCAGTTTTCTCCTTGGCGCGTTTATCGTCGCCGACGATCCCAAAAAACCGGTAACGTCTGAAATGGCGGAAGTGGCCGCCCGCGTCTTTGGGCTGGACTTTACGCCCGCCGAGCGCGATTCGATGCTCGACAATCTGAACGATTTTCGCGCGGATTATGACGCATTGCGCAAAATCGACTTACCAAACGACATTGCCCCGGCCCTGTATTTCAACCCGCTTCCGGCTGGTTTTAAAATGCCGGTCGGTACGTCTTCCTGCAAACCATCGGCCACCCAAAAGACTACGCTGCCCGCGAATCGAAATGACCTCGCCTTTTACACAGTCACGCAACTGGGCGAGCTGATCCGAAAGCGGCAAATTTCATCGGTCGAGTTGACCAAGTTCTTCCTCAACCGACTAGAAACCTACGATCCTAAGTTACATTGCGTCATTACACTGACGAAAGATTTAGCCCTGCAACAGGCTGAGCGGGCTGATGCTGAACTGAAAGCGGGTAAATACCGGGGGCCGCTGCATGGCATCCCATACGGAGCCAAGGACTTACTGGCAAAAAAAGGCTACAAAACTACTTGGGGGTCGGTGCCTTACAAAGACCAAACGCTGAATCTCGACGCGACCGTTATTCAGAAGCTTGAAGCGGCTGGGGCGGTACTATGCGCTAAAACAACGCTCGGTGAACTGGCCTGGGGTGATGTCTGGTTCGGCGCGATGACGCGTAATCCGTGGAAACCCGAAACCGGTTCCAGTGGCTCGTCGGCCGGAACTGCTTCGGCCGTCTCGGCGGGTTTACTTCCCTTTGGCATTGGCACAGAAACGCTCGGGTCCATCGTCTCCCCATCGACCGTGTGTGGCACGACGGGGTTACGGCCAACGTTCGGGCGGGTGAGTCGTCATGGGGCTATGGCCTTGAGCTGGAGCATGGACAAAATCGGTCCGATTACCCGCTCTGTTGAGGATTGTGCGCTTGTTTTCGATGCCATTTATGGACCCGACGGCCATGACCCAACGGTTATGGCGGCTCCGTTTCGCTACGCACCCCTGGCGTCGCTGAAAGGGATGCGCATTGGGTACGTCAAAAAAGCGTTTGAAAGCACTTATCCGAACCGGGCTAACGACTCGCTGACGCTGCAAACCCTTCGAACATTAGGGGCCGAACTGGTGCCCTTCGACCTGCCTGCGAGTATAGCGCCAAATCGAATTTCGTTTTTGCTGGGAGTTGAAGCAGCAGCAGCCTTCGACGAGTTGACTCGATCGGGCAACGACGATCTGCTGGTTCGACAGATAAAAAACGCGTGGCCGAACGAGTTTCGCTCGTCGCGGTTTGTGCCGGCGGTCGAGTACATTCAGGCTAATCGGGCGCGGACCAAACTGATCAACGAAATGGCTATGCAGTTTAAAAAAGCCGCGATAGATGTGTACATCAGTCCGACGAACGCTGGCGGCAATCTGACACTGACCAACCTAACGGGTCACCCATGCGTTGTGCTGCCAAACGGTTTCAACAGGCAGAACACACCGAGCAGCGTTACATTCATGGGACAGTTGTTTGAAGAAGGGAAAGTGCTGGCCGTTGCCAAAGCGTACCAAGATGCAACCAGCTGGCATAAAAAGCATCCGGTGCTGTAG
- the coaE gene encoding dephospho-CoA kinase (Dephospho-CoA kinase (CoaE) performs the final step in coenzyme A biosynthesis.) yields MKTPLQIGVTGGIGAGKSIVCRLFQALGIPVYQADERAKWLTEHDPILKADIIRVLGPNAYDATGHYNRAWVASQVFTDPALLTQLNAVIHPRVMSDTDAWVNEHSDKPYVLKEAALMKAAGDNNSLDKVIVVQAPLSLRVERIRQRDPHRSEAEIRNIIDRQISDDDRLQLANYVIDNDETQLLIPQVVTLHHEFLRQSAT; encoded by the coding sequence ATGAAAACTCCTCTTCAGATAGGTGTAACGGGCGGCATTGGAGCGGGCAAAAGCATCGTGTGTCGATTGTTTCAGGCGTTGGGCATTCCCGTTTATCAGGCAGACGAACGGGCAAAGTGGCTCACCGAACACGACCCCATTCTGAAAGCCGACATTATCCGTGTGCTGGGTCCGAACGCTTACGATGCCACAGGCCACTACAACCGGGCCTGGGTAGCGTCGCAGGTTTTTACCGATCCAGCTTTATTGACGCAACTCAACGCCGTGATTCATCCGCGAGTCATGAGCGACACAGACGCGTGGGTTAACGAGCATTCGGACAAACCGTACGTGCTCAAAGAGGCTGCACTTATGAAAGCCGCTGGCGATAACAATTCGCTCGATAAAGTTATTGTTGTGCAGGCTCCTCTATCCCTGCGTGTCGAACGCATTCGCCAGCGGGACCCGCACCGTTCCGAAGCCGAAATCAGAAACATCATCGATCGGCAAATCAGTGACGATGATCGGTTACAACTGGCCAACTACGTCATCGACAATGACGAAACCCAGCTACTGATTCCCCAAGTGGTGACGCTCCACCATGAATTTTTACGACAGTCGGCAACTTAA
- a CDS encoding YbbR-like domain-containing protein — MTPPPANRPFQPTKALLCLGAAALFWFLSALNKTGYTINVEYPIRFVYNDSLFVPTKPLPRTVLVNVSGDGWGLLRHSWLPFRVDPIDYNVPNPLRASIINTSSLTAAFAEHIKKLHVNYVIADTVEMGFDRRMTKTIRLIPDSLHIDLAPRYIVSSVINMTPHTIVVEGPERLVRGISDTLSVSIPGKRIVDNYDNEVPLNHFHHPFLRVSADRVTVSFEVGELLSPPTK, encoded by the coding sequence GTGACTCCCCCCCCAGCTAACCGACCATTTCAGCCAACGAAGGCCCTATTATGTTTGGGAGCCGCTGCGCTATTCTGGTTTCTGAGTGCACTCAATAAGACTGGTTATACGATAAACGTCGAGTACCCAATTCGGTTTGTCTACAACGATTCGCTTTTTGTACCCACAAAGCCGCTGCCCCGCACGGTGCTGGTCAATGTATCGGGTGACGGTTGGGGGCTTTTGCGTCATTCGTGGCTCCCCTTTCGGGTCGATCCCATTGATTATAACGTGCCAAACCCGTTACGAGCGTCGATCATTAACACGTCTTCGTTGACGGCGGCCTTTGCCGAACACATTAAGAAACTGCACGTTAACTACGTCATCGCCGACACCGTTGAGATGGGGTTCGACCGGCGCATGACGAAAACAATCCGGTTGATTCCTGATAGTCTTCATATCGATCTGGCTCCCCGCTACATCGTATCGAGCGTGATCAACATGACTCCCCATACCATTGTGGTCGAAGGACCGGAGCGGCTAGTGCGTGGTATTTCGGATACGCTGTCCGTATCGATTCCCGGTAAACGTATTGTTGACAATTACGACAACGAAGTGCCGCTGAATCATTTCCACCATCCGTTTCTTCGCGTCAGCGCCGACCGAGTAACCGTGAGTTTTGAGGTTGGCGAGTTATTATCGCCACCAACAAAGTAG
- the yajC gene encoding preprotein translocase subunit YajC: MHSILVQSLLTGSNTSMLYNVLLWVGIIGVFYFFMIRPQQKKQKDQKNFVDNLKKGDSVVTIGGLHGRISSVDGTTVTLEVDRGVKMTFEKSSISREATAKPAEIEK, translated from the coding sequence ATGCATTCCATTCTAGTACAGTCTTTACTAACCGGTTCCAACACATCCATGCTTTACAACGTATTGTTATGGGTGGGCATCATCGGCGTGTTTTACTTCTTCATGATTCGTCCACAGCAGAAGAAGCAGAAAGACCAGAAGAACTTTGTCGACAACCTCAAGAAAGGGGATAGCGTGGTAACAATTGGTGGTTTACACGGTCGTATCTCCTCTGTTGACGGCACAACGGTTACGCTTGAAGTGGACCGGGGTGTAAAAATGACCTTTGAAAAATCGTCTATTTCGCGCGAAGCCACGGCCAAACCAGCTGAAATAGAAAAATAA
- a CDS encoding DUF1573 domain-containing protein has translation MYLPKWLLVVAVASVSFGQISCDNRKQGETAKATTTGKMPRITFAEKGIHDFGALTEGDTVEHVFKFTNTGEFPLIINNITVSCGCTTPEWPREPVAPGASSSIRVRFNSRGKSGEQNKTVTVIANTDPAMTDLQFRALVNPKADSTKNS, from the coding sequence ATGTATTTACCAAAATGGCTTCTTGTCGTAGCTGTTGCTTCGGTGAGTTTCGGGCAAATCAGTTGCGATAATCGGAAGCAGGGCGAAACGGCCAAGGCGACCACAACGGGCAAGATGCCCAGAATTACGTTCGCGGAAAAAGGCATTCATGACTTCGGCGCGCTAACAGAAGGAGATACCGTTGAGCATGTATTTAAATTCACCAACACCGGTGAATTTCCGCTGATTATCAATAACATTACCGTTTCATGCGGCTGCACAACGCCCGAATGGCCCCGCGAACCTGTCGCGCCCGGTGCATCGTCATCGATTCGGGTGCGGTTCAACAGCCGGGGCAAAAGTGGCGAGCAGAACAAAACCGTTACAGTCATTGCCAACACCGATCCTGCCATGACTGATCTGCAATTCCGGGCGTTGGTGAATCCCAAGGCCGATTCAACAAAAAATTCATAA
- a CDS encoding YtxH domain-containing protein, with protein MSRIGRDLTFLLTGISAGAIVGLLYAPDKGKVTRDRLTFRLSKYREQIEIMINDLVNSAELPENLSKNEGQRVVNDAREKAERLLEDVDRLMAQIKQQNA; from the coding sequence ATGAGCAGAATTGGCCGCGATTTAACCTTTTTGCTAACCGGAATCTCAGCGGGTGCTATTGTTGGATTACTATACGCTCCCGATAAGGGAAAAGTCACCCGTGATCGGCTGACGTTCCGGCTGTCGAAATATCGGGAACAGATCGAAATCATGATCAACGACTTAGTCAATTCGGCGGAGCTGCCCGAGAATCTGTCGAAAAACGAAGGCCAGCGCGTCGTTAATGACGCACGGGAGAAAGCTGAACGACTGTTGGAAGATGTTGACCGTCTTATGGCGCAGATCAAACAGCAAAACGCCTAA
- the nusB gene encoding transcription antitermination factor NusB, which produces MQALYALRQAEFSNQQIALDGIADLFQPDLNSMLPQDKRQLEGYRQLAGILFEEAIKTDQPAQDDDAPQKVLKAANDGLLYYRIRTKKDRQHFAQMMLKQVNGIYEDYLRVLLLLVELGHAARTDRERQYRDVDEVPFPFESDLNNNTVIQALAALQPLQNEALRHGISWSEELGFVRKAVREVLKTDETYRAYCEKKTHTADEDQALVQYILRTLVFKHEGIRDRLAEIDLSWAENSEVVRGLSIKTLKSAQSPTGLQLEPLTDDWEEDELFLNTLFGKSLENDADYEQLLVDQLQNWDVERVAMIDKIILKLAVCELLTFSNIPVKVTINEYIELAKAYSTPKSGKFVNGILDNLSEKLQASGRLRKSGRGLLDNK; this is translated from the coding sequence ATGCAGGCGTTATACGCGCTTCGGCAGGCTGAATTCTCAAATCAACAAATAGCCCTCGACGGCATCGCGGACCTCTTTCAGCCAGATCTGAACTCGATGTTACCGCAGGATAAACGGCAGCTGGAAGGCTACCGACAGTTAGCTGGTATTCTTTTTGAAGAAGCCATCAAAACCGATCAGCCTGCTCAGGATGACGACGCTCCTCAGAAAGTTCTGAAAGCCGCCAATGACGGGTTACTCTACTACCGGATTCGTACCAAAAAAGACCGCCAGCATTTCGCTCAGATGATGCTTAAACAGGTCAACGGCATCTACGAAGATTACCTTCGGGTTCTTCTGCTTCTCGTTGAACTCGGCCATGCGGCCCGCACCGACCGTGAACGTCAGTATCGGGATGTTGACGAGGTGCCTTTCCCGTTCGAGTCCGATTTGAACAATAACACCGTTATCCAGGCGCTGGCAGCACTTCAGCCCCTTCAGAATGAAGCCCTTCGCCATGGCATTTCCTGGTCCGAAGAGTTGGGGTTCGTTCGTAAAGCCGTGCGTGAGGTACTAAAAACGGACGAAACCTACCGCGCTTACTGCGAGAAGAAAACGCACACTGCCGACGAAGACCAGGCCCTGGTCCAGTACATTTTACGCACACTCGTTTTCAAACACGAAGGTATTCGCGACCGCCTGGCCGAGATTGACCTGAGCTGGGCCGAGAACAGTGAAGTTGTACGGGGTCTATCGATAAAAACCCTCAAATCCGCACAGAGTCCAACAGGTTTACAGCTTGAACCCCTGACCGATGACTGGGAAGAAGACGAACTGTTCCTGAACACGCTCTTTGGCAAATCGCTGGAAAATGACGCCGATTACGAACAGTTACTGGTTGACCAACTCCAAAACTGGGATGTAGAACGGGTCGCTATGATCGATAAAATCATTTTGAAACTGGCGGTTTGTGAATTGCTTACCTTTTCAAACATTCCGGTCAAAGTAACGATTAATGAATATATTGAGCTGGCAAAAGCGTACAGTACGCCTAAAAGCGGTAAATTTGTCAACGGAATTTTGGATAACCTCTCCGAAAAGCTACAAGCGTCGGGGCGTCTGCGCAAGAGTGGACGCGGGTTGCTGGACAATAAATAA
- a CDS encoding ABC transporter ATP-binding protein has product MKALSYLNKYLLKYKWYLIWGTVFTIISNLFGIFPAQLVRYALDLVRETLDIYYLYDKSPLQSALYDVFAFSLLLFGLLTLVLALLKGFFLFLVRQTLIVMSRHVEYDLKNEIYDHYQTLPLSFYRQHSTGDLMARISEDVSKVRMYVGPSIMYGLNLIVLFILVISYMVSINARLSLYVLLPLPILSVAIYLVNNIIIQRSEEIQRSLSRLSTYVQEAFSGIRVLKAFVQETNSATRFELESDEYRNKSLSLTRVDSLFFPIVAILVGLSNVLVVFVGGQEIMAGRLTPGNITEFILYVNMLTWPVMALGWTTSQTQRAAASQQRINEFLSIKTDIVSQKNIQRKINGGIEFKNVRFVYPDSGIVAIRNFSMRVRAGETVAILGTTGSGKTTLANLLTRMYDVSSGEIRIDDVPIKDYNLTSVREQMGYVPQDVFLFSETISNNVRFGKPNLPQERVEQAVRDADLYQNVIDFPEQFETPVGERGVTLSGGQKQRLSIARAIVRDPNILILDDCLSAVDTNTENIILNNLKRIMADRTSVIISHRVSSAKLADYIIMLDDGEIVEEGTHEKLLAKNGAYRELYEKQLQTEEA; this is encoded by the coding sequence GTGAAAGCACTTTCTTACCTGAATAAATATCTCCTCAAGTATAAATGGTATTTGATTTGGGGAACGGTATTCACCATCATATCGAATCTCTTTGGTATTTTTCCTGCCCAGCTCGTGCGTTATGCGCTGGATCTGGTACGCGAAACACTCGACATTTATTACCTCTACGATAAGTCGCCGTTACAGTCAGCGCTCTACGATGTTTTTGCGTTCAGTTTACTGCTGTTTGGCCTGCTTACCCTTGTTCTGGCACTGCTGAAAGGGTTCTTCCTGTTCCTGGTCCGGCAAACACTCATCGTGATGTCACGGCATGTCGAGTACGATCTTAAGAACGAGATCTATGACCATTACCAGACGCTGCCGCTGAGCTTTTACCGGCAGCACAGCACGGGCGATCTGATGGCGCGGATTTCGGAAGATGTCAGCAAAGTACGGATGTACGTCGGACCCAGCATCATGTATGGACTGAACTTAATCGTCCTGTTCATTCTGGTCATTTCGTATATGGTGAGCATCAACGCCCGGTTGTCGCTGTATGTGTTGCTGCCTCTGCCGATTCTGTCGGTAGCCATTTATCTGGTTAACAACATCATCATTCAACGGTCGGAAGAAATTCAGCGGAGTTTATCGCGGCTGTCGACGTATGTACAGGAAGCTTTTTCGGGAATTCGAGTACTGAAAGCGTTTGTTCAGGAAACCAATTCGGCAACCCGGTTCGAGCTGGAGAGCGACGAATACCGAAACAAATCGCTCAGCCTAACCCGCGTTGATTCGCTATTTTTCCCCATCGTCGCTATTCTGGTAGGACTCAGTAACGTACTGGTCGTCTTCGTTGGCGGCCAGGAAATTATGGCCGGTCGACTGACACCGGGTAACATCACGGAGTTCATCCTGTACGTAAACATGCTGACTTGGCCGGTGATGGCACTCGGCTGGACAACCAGCCAGACGCAACGGGCGGCTGCTTCGCAACAGCGGATCAATGAGTTCCTGAGCATTAAAACTGACATTGTTTCGCAGAAGAATATCCAGCGGAAAATCAATGGCGGAATTGAATTTAAAAACGTTCGATTCGTCTATCCCGATTCGGGTATTGTCGCAATCCGGAATTTTTCGATGCGTGTCCGGGCGGGCGAAACGGTGGCTATCTTGGGAACAACTGGCTCGGGTAAAACGACGCTCGCTAATCTGCTGACGCGGATGTATGATGTATCGTCGGGCGAGATTCGGATTGACGATGTTCCGATCAAGGATTACAACCTGACATCTGTTCGTGAGCAGATGGGCTACGTGCCGCAGGATGTGTTCCTTTTCTCGGAAACGATCAGCAACAATGTTCGTTTCGGCAAACCCAACCTGCCGCAGGAGCGCGTCGAACAGGCTGTCCGGGACGCCGATCTGTATCAGAATGTTATCGATTTTCCGGAGCAGTTTGAGACGCCCGTTGGTGAGCGGGGAGTCACGCTTTCGGGTGGTCAGAAACAACGGTTGAGCATTGCACGTGCCATTGTCCGCGATCCCAACATTCTGATTCTGGACGATTGTTTATCGGCGGTCGATACGAATACGGAAAATATTATTCTCAACAACCTGAAACGCATTATGGCCGACCGTACGTCGGTGATCATTTCGCACCGCGTTTCGTCAGCGAAACTGGCCGATTACATCATTATGCTCGACGACGGAGAAATTGTCGAGGAGGGCACCCACGAGAAGCTACTTGCTAAAAACGGTGCTTATCGCGAACTGTACGAAAAACAGTTGCAGACCGAAGAAGCCTAG
- a CDS encoding lytic transglycosylase domain-containing protein, translating into MNHLNRSLLRMGLLSAVLGLFTIAHAGTTIQSGQSVSGHQSSDTTIVKKDTVALVPTVNDSLLRERLTKLQKDIPLNYHKSVQAYVDYFTFRKASTTKLMLERMPLFFPLYERMLSDYGLPDELKYLSIVESALNPRAISRAGAGGLWQIMPGTGRDLKLYQDDYVDERMDPVKATEAACKYLRDLYTIFGDWELAMAAYNCGPGAVKRAMRRSGGDSFYTIFDALPKETRGYVPQFVAFMYLMNYANDHGIVAENYEYPIPHDTIQVTGYFNLETFARHSTMPLADLQKMNPAVTTSILPEATKRYPLRIPRQQYAYFSSRRQAIMDSASQIPPAMAHMLLANAEDVRYGDDSIGNWSRLGANPLARLTLDETPSVDAASLEKAVEKPAKLAAQLAIAESADEPEEDMETVVLRKPKKQSYVVKKGDNLGEIADRFHVEQYDLKRWNHLRSTRIQKGQKLIILKEAAETRAERLADQGTAKGRKKAEVVAKTKRYKPKYHRVQEGDTLWNIAQRYDGLTIDQLKKLNHMRNTALRPGQKLIVG; encoded by the coding sequence ATGAACCACTTGAACCGTAGCCTGTTACGAATGGGGCTGTTGAGTGCGGTACTGGGCTTGTTTACCATAGCTCATGCCGGGACTACGATTCAATCCGGGCAAAGCGTGTCTGGTCATCAATCATCCGATACAACCATTGTCAAAAAAGATACCGTTGCTCTCGTGCCGACGGTCAATGACAGTTTACTCCGCGAGCGGCTGACGAAACTGCAAAAGGATATTCCGCTGAACTACCATAAATCGGTTCAGGCGTATGTCGATTATTTTACCTTCCGGAAAGCCAGTACCACCAAGCTCATGCTTGAGCGGATGCCGTTGTTCTTCCCGCTCTATGAGCGAATGCTTTCCGATTACGGATTGCCCGATGAGTTAAAATACCTGTCCATTGTTGAGTCCGCGTTGAATCCACGCGCTATTTCACGAGCCGGAGCGGGTGGACTTTGGCAGATTATGCCCGGTACGGGCCGTGACCTCAAGCTGTATCAGGACGACTACGTAGACGAACGTATGGACCCGGTTAAAGCAACCGAAGCGGCCTGCAAATACCTCCGTGATCTCTATACCATCTTCGGTGACTGGGAGCTGGCTATGGCGGCTTACAACTGTGGACCGGGTGCCGTAAAACGGGCGATGCGTCGGTCGGGTGGCGATTCGTTCTACACCATTTTCGATGCGCTTCCCAAAGAAACCAGAGGGTACGTTCCTCAGTTTGTAGCGTTCATGTATCTGATGAACTACGCCAATGACCACGGCATCGTCGCCGAGAATTATGAATACCCGATTCCGCACGATACGATTCAAGTTACAGGTTATTTCAATCTGGAAACCTTTGCCCGGCACAGCACAATGCCGCTGGCCGATTTGCAGAAGATGAATCCGGCGGTGACGACGAGCATTTTACCGGAAGCAACCAAACGGTATCCGCTTCGGATTCCTCGCCAACAGTACGCCTATTTTTCGTCCCGCCGTCAGGCCATTATGGATTCGGCCAGCCAGATACCACCGGCTATGGCGCACATGTTACTCGCCAATGCAGAAGACGTGCGCTACGGTGATGATTCGATTGGGAACTGGTCAAGACTCGGCGCGAACCCGCTGGCGCGGCTAACTCTGGACGAAACACCTTCTGTAGACGCTGCCTCATTGGAAAAAGCAGTCGAAAAGCCAGCTAAACTAGCGGCTCAGTTAGCCATAGCCGAATCAGCGGATGAGCCCGAAGAGGATATGGAAACGGTCGTTTTACGGAAGCCGAAGAAGCAGTCGTACGTTGTTAAAAAAGGAGATAATCTCGGCGAAATCGCGGATCGGTTCCACGTTGAACAATATGACCTGAAACGCTGGAATCACTTACGGTCGACCCGAATCCAGAAGGGGCAGAAATTAATTATCCTGAAAGAAGCCGCCGAAACCCGCGCCGAACGCCTGGCCGATCAGGGAACAGCCAAGGGACGCAAAAAAGCCGAAGTGGTTGCCAAAACGAAACGGTACAAGCCGAAGTACCACCGCGTTCAGGAAGGTGACACGCTCTGGAACATTGCCCAGCGCTACGATGGCTTGACAATCGATCAGCTCAAGAAGCTGAACCACATGCGTAACACCGCCCTGCGGCCCGGCCAAAAGCTGATAGTGGGATGA
- the gatA gene encoding Asp-tRNA(Asn)/Glu-tRNA(Gln) amidotransferase subunit GatA → MTYYCNFATVQADLRSGAVTCRQLVDHYLARIDEHQHLNVFTEVYADGARTQADAVDQKLASGTAGRLAGMVIGIKDVLSYKDHGLRAGSRILDKFTAQFTATAIQRLLDDDVIIIGRQNCDEFAMGSSNENSAFGPVRNAADPSRVPGGSSGGSAVAVQAGLCLASIGSDTGGSVRQPAAFCGVVGLKPTYGRISRWGLIAYASSFDCIGPIANTVEDAALLLEIMAGPDDFDSTVSSQPVQAYSQEQLPNRPLRIAYLRDGVESPGIDASIREATQRKLDDLRAAGHTVEPVDLSLLQYLLPTYYILTTAEASSNLSRFDGVRYGYRSQSDASDVSTLDLLSLYKKSRTEGFGAEVRRRILLGTFALSASYYDAYYTKAQQVRRLIRQETERVFEHYDFLLSPTTPTPAFKLGEKTGDPLQMYLADIFTVQANVVGYPAISIPNGSDGDLPIGIQLMAPPFAEGALVALAKEMQKA, encoded by the coding sequence TTGACGTACTACTGCAACTTCGCTACCGTTCAAGCCGATCTCCGATCCGGTGCCGTTACCTGCCGCCAACTGGTGGATCATTACCTCGCCCGCATTGACGAACACCAGCATCTCAATGTTTTTACGGAAGTCTATGCCGATGGAGCCAGAACACAGGCCGATGCGGTTGATCAGAAATTAGCATCAGGTACTGCCGGACGCCTGGCGGGTATGGTGATCGGAATTAAAGATGTGCTGAGCTATAAGGATCACGGCCTCCGGGCCGGTAGCCGAATCCTCGATAAGTTTACGGCCCAATTCACCGCCACCGCCATTCAGCGCCTTCTCGATGACGATGTGATCATTATCGGACGGCAAAACTGCGACGAATTTGCGATGGGTTCGTCAAACGAAAACTCGGCGTTTGGTCCTGTTCGCAATGCAGCCGATCCGAGCCGGGTGCCGGGCGGATCGAGTGGTGGGTCAGCCGTAGCGGTGCAGGCTGGACTTTGTCTGGCTAGTATTGGCTCCGACACGGGAGGCTCTGTCCGTCAGCCGGCCGCCTTCTGCGGAGTGGTGGGCCTGAAACCTACCTATGGGCGTATCAGTCGGTGGGGATTGATCGCCTATGCATCGTCATTCGATTGCATCGGCCCGATCGCCAATACCGTCGAAGATGCGGCTCTTTTGCTCGAAATCATGGCGGGACCCGACGACTTTGATAGTACCGTTTCGAGCCAGCCCGTTCAGGCGTATTCGCAGGAACAGCTCCCGAATCGTCCGCTGCGCATTGCCTATCTGCGCGATGGTGTTGAAAGTCCGGGTATCGATGCCAGTATTCGCGAGGCTACCCAACGCAAACTGGATGACCTCCGGGCAGCGGGCCACACGGTCGAGCCCGTCGACCTATCGTTGCTCCAGTATCTATTACCGACCTATTACATTCTCACAACCGCCGAAGCGTCGTCAAATCTTTCCCGGTTTGATGGGGTTCGTTACGGCTATCGCAGCCAATCTGACGCATCGGACGTATCTACGCTGGATCTTTTGTCGTTGTACAAAAAAAGCCGTACCGAAGGCTTTGGTGCAGAGGTGCGTCGGCGGATATTACTGGGTACGTTTGCCTTGAGTGCCAGCTACTACGATGCCTATTATACCAAAGCGCAGCAGGTTCGACGGCTAATCCGGCAGGAAACCGAACGCGTCTTCGAACACTACGATTTTCTGTTGTCACCGACCACGCCAACACCCGCATTCAAACTAGGCGAGAAAACCGGTGATCCATTACAAATGTACCTCGCCGATATTTTTACCGTGCAGGCGAATGTGGTCGGTTATCCGGCTATTTCTATTCCTAACGGTTCGGATGGCGACCTGCCGATCGGTATACAATTGATGGCTCCGCCTTTTGCCGAAGGAGCACTGGTTGCACTGGCAAAAGAAATGCAGAAGGCATAG